In the genome of Cryptococcus neoformans var. neoformans B-3501A chromosome 5, whole genome shotgun sequence, the window TGGCGAAACCTCCGGGGTATACGAATGATAGGTTCGCGGTTGGACTAGGGACACTGAGCGAAAAtttgaaaaaggaaggcgaACATGAGAAAAAGGGTGAAGAGTGGGACGCTGTGAGAAAGGAAGTGAGAGCTGTCAAAGGGCTATTGCTGAATAGGAGGGCTTTCACTTCCAATTTTGGGAGCAAGTaggctggagaagaggagtaACTTGGTTGTATGTACTCTTCTACTATGCAGGGCGCTTTCCCGCTAAGTATTGCTTCAGCGGACGTGATGAAACCTCTGCAACTCTGCATGTTTTGTGGATAAGATACATGGTCGCACAATACAACGACGAGTCATGTTACAACAAATCTCTGGACAGGAGAACATTATTGATACCTCCATGGTCTATCCGGAAACTTTACCTCTGTACATTGTATTTTATTTCAGTAGCCCCCGCACTCCTTCCAAAGGCTGCCCCCATAGCTCTCCCTCCCCAACCCACTCCCGCCCCAGCTTTGGCACCCACAGCTCTCAGTCCGTCTTTGGCCTGCTCGAAATACCCCAGAGTGGCGCTCGTGGGTGACGATGTCCTCCGTGCGCTATTACGATTCTCCAATGTTGGTCGGTGTGAGACGGCTAGATCGCGAGCTACGGCTGTGGCTGGTGTTGTAGAGGGTGCAGGTGCAGGTGGGGGAGAGGCCAGTCGTATAGGATGGCTTGGGGGGGAGGATGGCGCAAACAGATCGTTCGGTGCAGGAGGAGCTATCATAATCTAGAGAAGAATTCAGAGATGAACTCGTATCAAGGACATAATTAAAAATACCTGATATGAAACGTTGCTACTTTGTGATTCCTAGCGCGCAGGAGACCCGTCAGTTGCAGGACATTCCCATTGCACTTTTGCTCACAGTCGTCCCCGTGAGGGGTGGTACCATCGCCTTTTGCTCCAGACAAAAGGTAGCTATTTGTAACAGAGCTCTAGGCAAAGGGTTCGAGGCAGTTTTAGAGGAGTGAGAAAAGCTCAAAGTGATAAGGTGCTCCTCCCAAGGAACAAGCTCCTACAAGAGATTTGTAAGTACGATTGGTTCTACTACATACATATGTTAAATGAATGGGTTACCTCAGTGACAGCAAACCAGCCTTTCTTAGACTTCTTCTGCAGGAAAACCACAGCTATTTCACCCCCGTCTTGATCACCTTCTAGGTACTGACGAGCGAATTCTTCGATCTTGTTACTGATTTCCCGCGAAATGATCGAATTTGGGACACAGGACTGACCATCAACGTAATGCATGAGCGACCAGTCACTCATTCTCCAGTGTTAAGTTCGTCGTATGGCTTACAATATGCGACTCCAGGAGCTCAAGGGTTTCAGGTTCCATGGCATCCAACGTCCTGTGAAAAAAAATGGCTAAGAGTAAAGCGCGAAGGATGGGCCGTACTCGAGAGGGATGAATTGTCTACAGATGGCCACAGCGATAGATGAGCGATAGCTCCCCGACTTCAGTATTCACTTGCCAGCTGTATATGATTGACCGATTCCATGTTTAGCTTTTAATTGGTCTACAGACGAATGAGTAAGGGATATCTGGAAGCCAGCACTGTCGCGGGTAAGGAAGTGGATCGGAGCTTGGAGAATAAGGATTTGGCGAGTACAGAAATTGCATGCGGTTTGTTGTTGGCATAAATACCGACGGAGCGACCGACGGCGGCGGCCTTTCCAAGTGAAGTccataataataaaagtcatcctcttcactgCTCTTACGgcctctctcttcatcccaatATATATCCTCCCAGTGCCGACCGCTCGAATTTCTTCTCATCGACCAGCTCTCACCATCCCTTAGCTAAAACGTTTGATTCACAAAGCAAGTTCATATGTCTTTCCCAACACTGAAACACGTCAGTCTCTTGGTGTTCCCACGATATCTGCTGCCGGTACTCATGCGAATCATCTTCCAGTTCATCGTTCAAGCCGAACTGCTACAAGCTTATCGCTCTGCAGTACGCGCTACCAAGCGTGTGTAGCTTCGCAGCATTTATCGCCCATAGCGCTAATCGAAACGCAGCCTTACCAGATCCGCAAACTCGAAGAGAGACCCTTGACTTCCTGCGCTCAGATTTAGAAAGGCTGCGACAGGAGCATGACCTGGTACGTTGGCCGCGTATCATTTGACTGGGTATAAAGACTGAATTTTTCCATCAATGATATCCAGGATACTCTGCAATCCCACCTATCGTCATTCAGGAAGCTCGTCAAACAAATGAGGCCaagcttttctttttcggGGAATGAGTCCGGCTCAAGACTCATCGGTCAGCGACGACGAGCTCAGGGATGAATACTTGACAAGGTAGGATTGGCTCTTTATCCGCCATTTACTACGAGACGTGAACCTCGATCTTTATCCCAGCCAATTTTTCCGAAGATGACCTCCTCCCCTCGATTAGATATTTAACAAGAGAGGCGACACTTGCATCAATCTTCGGAGAAAGTGAGATGAAGTGATACGACGCTATCATTTCAGCTTTTCAACTGTACTTCATGGTAGTGGACTGATTTATGTCAAGCTGTTCCAAAACGACCGTTTTGCCGTTTGTGTCCTGCTCTTGCACCTCCCTTTAAATCCTGTCACGAATTCAGATTTGACACTCCATGTCTGGCTTCGTGCTTCGTGGCCGACAGATACAAAGACTCTGCCTCACCCATTTCATACCAAGTTCAAGGGTTGCAATTCAACAGTTATTGTTCATAGAGGTTCAACTCGGGACGTCACTGTGTGTACGATAGCATAACAATCGTCTCGTTACTCGGTCTTGCTTTGGCCTCCACTGTTTCTTACCTCCTCTTGCAACTTCTCATAAGCCTCCCTAGTCTCCTTGGCGAAGTTATCATCGATCATAAATTTTGCACCAATGACGGCAAGGCCTTTTGCTACTTTCATGGCGCGACTGTGCGCTTCGGGTGTACGCGCAGCTTCAGCGAAACCAGGAGTGTGATTGCTCGAGCCTTCTTCCGAAGGTATGTCAAACATGGGGTGGAAACCTGGAAGCTTGTAACACACGTTACCTATTCACAGTATTATCAATGTACTGAGTGTAAATGTGATAAGTTGCGGACGTACCGAAATCAGTGCTGGCGGTAGTCACACCTTCAAGCTCGATTTTGTCACCAAAAGCCCTGTCCATGAATATCTGATAAGAGTGGGCCAGCTTCTCGTTGTTTCTGGTCTCTGCATAGACCGCTGTAGGGTAGTCCGTCAGCCAGTGATACAATTTACTACAAGATAACTTTGCACATACCATCATCAGGCGCCTTGATTTTACACGAGCATCCAGTTGATCTTCACCCATATCATCAGCTTAAACAACAAAGAAATATGACATGGAGATATCACTTACTCAGCTGCCGATTTAAAGCAGGCGATAACCTTTTCTCTCAGGTCAATACACAACTTAGTATCCAAAGCACGAGTACCAAATGACACTTTTGAATCTATGACTGGTTAGTTGCGGCCTCCGCCACCCACAACTCACAGCTTGGAATGATGTTCGTTACCCATTTCTCTGATCCAAGTATGATCCCGTGTACACGCATGGTGGGTTCGAGTTGCTGACGGAGCATTGACACTGCTGTGTCTAAGGATAACAGATAAGTACATATCGAGGATATCGGACGAGAAAACTCACAGCCTTGAACAGCGGCATCAAGGGCATTGATACCCATCCAAGGAGCTGACTATAGACAGGTTTCATCAGTGAAACAATAATGggaacaggaagaagagaaaactcCTACACCGGCATGAGCACCTCGGCCGTGGAACTCAATTTCAAGTCCTGACCGTGAAAGACTACGGTACAATTCAGATTTAACAGCAAATGAACTGAAACTTTCACCTACGTGGCAGGTCCTCCAATAGGGCACGAACCGGCGGCACCTCCCATACCACCAAAAGGATGTGCCATGCCACAGGCATCGAGATCGTCATAAATGCCctgtttgagaagaaggattttgcctccgccatcttcttccgctgAAACAAGAAGACCGGTTTATCAGGTTAGACGGGCCACTGACGATTACACACTTTCTTAGTCTGGGAGAGAAGTACGTACCAGGGCTACCAATGACTTTGACTGTTCCAGACATATCACTAGCTTCCATAGCAGCTTTCAGGGCAGCGGCGCCGACCACTGCAATTACGGCGATGAGATTGTGACCACATGCTTTCAGCGAGGGTGCATCAGCTTGTACTACACGGATGTACAGTTCGAACAAAGTGTACATACCATGCCCAATATCAGGGAGAGCATCGAACTCTGCGTTAAAGCCAAATGTTCGACCGCCGCTTCCTCTGGTATATGTTGCTACGAATGCCGTTTCCAAATCACTTGGATTACTGATGTCGAACCCTAATTTCTTCAGGGCGGTGACAAGGTTTTTCCGAGCTTGACTAAGAAGTTACTATCAGGATCGGAATTATAATCGAGGTCTCCGATTAATCCACTCACAACTCCTTAAAGCCAAGTTCTGGGTTATCATGGATCGCAAGACTTAGCTTCCTCATATCATCATTGAGCTCATCGACAGTTTTGAAGATGGTATCCTGGATGTCTTCTGAAACAAAAGAGGGGTCGGGTGGAACAAGGTCCCGGAGGGAATCGATTGCTTGGTTGACATGGGACTGGACATCGGTCGGAAGGGCAGCAAGAGATGACTTGGGCATGGCTATGTGTTGACGAGGTGTATGGATTTGGTCAAGTGGGTTAAAAATATTTCAGGATAATGTACTAGTTCTAAAGGTATGATACGCTATAGAGAATATGACGAAGATAATAAGGGTAAGTAAAGTCTGAAAGTATACGTACGTATTCGGTTTGTCGTCACTATCGTAAtttctcgtcgtcgtctgTCTGCCGTCTAGGGGGTCAGTGGGGTATTATATGATGTATGGATAGTAGTCTGAAATATACGTAATATTCGGTTTCTCATCACCATTGTTTATTGCCGGCGTCGTCTGCCTGCCGTTTTCTCACTCACAGCAGATGTACGAtaagaagaggtggagggcATTTTTATCGTGTTTCGGACGTGGCCGACTGACGACCGCCAGCATCATTACATCATCATGCACAGTAGTACTTAATAAATAACGAATAAATAAATGGATAAACACATGTTTTTAACGTTATTAaacgtcatcatcctcgtgGCGGTTCTTGGCCGGCGGCATACTCTAATCCTGCCGAGTTTTCGTACCTGACGCTACTATCTTCACCGCACTTCGGGAACTAACCGGGAGCCTGCCAGTGGGAGCACGACTCTTGTCTGGCCCGATCATAGTTAGCTCAGCTACCTCCTGAAGCTATACACGTCTAGCATGCACATAGCGCAGACAACCTGCATGTCTTTCTTGTCTGTGGTACTTGCTCCCGCACACATGGTCAGCTACTTATGCACGGTACGCGACAGTCCCCTCCCCGATCCTCATCCCATTCCCCACTTGGTTCAAAGGAAGGAGTAACCGTCAAGACTGTTAACCTTAAGCTTTTGGATACGCGCGGCACGCAACTGCGGTCCTAGTCCATTAGACCCTCCTTTCTCGTGTAACCCCACTCACAGTGACGTTACCGGCCAAAGCTAATCAACCAACACTTTGTCGGCCCACTTCTTCAGTTCTTCCCATTCCTTCTTGCCACCGTTCACTTCTTTAACCTCATCgtttccttcccttcacttcttcactcatcctctccccttCAAATCCTCCCAGCTGTCGAACCACGGCGCCACAACTACTCTCTAGGTGTTCAATGCGTTCGCTCATCCCATTCTTCATAGTGCCCTTGGCGGTCGCCACGGCCCTGCCTGCTTTCCAGACTGTGGACCTTGAAAAACGATCTGTTAATGTCGGTTGGCCTTATGGAAGCGACAAGATCAGGGGTGTGAACATTGGCGGAGTGAGACTTTCAACCTTTTCATTTCATGGAACAA includes:
- a CDS encoding hypothetical protein (Match to EST gb|CF186997.1|CF186997), which codes for MSFPTLKHFIVQAELLQAYRSAVRATKHPQTRRETLDFLRSDLERLRQEHDLDTLQSHLSSFRKLVKQMRPSFSFSGNESGSRLIGQRRRAQG
- a CDS encoding hypothetical protein (Match to EST gb|CF188880.1|CF188880; HMMPfam hit to Peptidase_M20, Peptidase family M20/M25/M40, score: 83.3, E(): 6.1e-22), coding for MPKSSLAALPTDVQSHVNQAIDSLRDLVPPDPSFVSEDIQDTIFKTVDELNDDMRKLSLAIHDNPELGFKEFQARKNLVTALKKLGFDISNPSDLETAFVATYTRGSGGRTFGFNAEFDALPDIGHACGHNLIAVIAVVGAAALKAAMEASDMSGTVKVIGSPAEEDGGGKILLLKQGIYDDLDACGMAHPFGGMGGAAGSCPIGGPATLSRSGLEIEFHGRGAHAGSAPWMGINALDAAVQGYTAVSMLRQQLEPTMRVHGIILGSEKWVTNIIPSYSKVSFGTRALDTKLCIDLREKVIACFKSAAESTGCSCKIKAPDDAVYAETRNNEKLAHSYQIFMDRAFGDKIELEGVTTASTDFGNVCYKLPGFHPMFDIPSEEGSSNHTPGFAEAARTPEAHSRAMKVAKGLAVIGAKFMIDDNFAKETREAYEKLQEEVRNSGGQSKTE